A single window of Tuberibacillus sp. Marseille-P3662 DNA harbors:
- the cysQ gene encoding 3'(2'),5'-bisphosphate nucleotidase CysQ, translating into MSHELERLDTIDVSLVAQIAIQAGQAILDVYHSDDFNVETKADESPLTLADRKSHQMIVSQLEMSFSDIPILSEEGHDMTYDERSSWQQFWLVDPLDGTKEFIKKNDEFTVNIALIDHDTPVLGVIYAPALDILYVAKKGYGAYKVEQISDARDERLVSETDIATNGTPLPNATERDAVKVVASRSHMSPETEAFINDLEQEYDTVEMTSAGSSLKLCLVAEGEADYYPRYAPTMEWDTGAGHAIVAISGGTVLRTDNDEPLMYNKEHLKNPWFLAKR; encoded by the coding sequence ATGAGCCATGAACTAGAGCGTTTAGATACAATCGATGTAAGCCTTGTCGCGCAAATTGCCATCCAGGCTGGGCAGGCGATCTTGGATGTCTATCATAGCGACGATTTCAATGTGGAAACGAAAGCCGATGAATCGCCGCTAACGTTAGCGGATCGAAAGTCTCATCAAATGATAGTATCCCAATTGGAAATGTCCTTTTCTGATATCCCGATTTTGAGTGAAGAAGGCCATGATATGACTTATGATGAACGGTCATCTTGGCAGCAGTTTTGGCTCGTTGACCCACTGGATGGCACCAAGGAATTTATCAAAAAGAATGATGAATTTACGGTCAATATAGCGCTCATTGATCATGACACACCGGTGCTCGGTGTGATTTATGCCCCTGCTTTAGATATCCTTTATGTCGCTAAAAAGGGGTATGGCGCTTATAAAGTTGAGCAGATATCCGACGCACGTGATGAGCGCCTTGTGTCAGAAACGGACATTGCCACGAACGGAACACCGCTGCCAAACGCTACGGAGAGGGATGCTGTCAAAGTGGTTGCCAGCCGTTCCCATATGTCCCCGGAGACAGAAGCGTTTATTAATGATCTCGAACAAGAATATGATACAGTTGAAATGACATCGGCCGGCAGTTCCTTGAAACTATGCTTGGTGGCTGAAGGCGAGGCGGATTATTATCCGCGTTATGCACCAACAATGGAATGGGACACAGGGGCCGGTCATGCTATCGTAGCGATTTCCGGAGGTACGGTACTACGAACAGATAATGACGAGCCACTCATGTATAATAAAGAGCATTTGAAAAATCCATGGTTTCTAGCTAAACGTTAG